In Candidatus Hydrogenedentota bacterium, the genomic stretch GTATTTGAGTAACAAATTAGCCGTCTGAAGTAGCGAGCATGTATAGTCCCAGGCACTCCGGCAATTTGAGAGGAAGCACAGTAAAAGGATCGCGGGCATTCCTGCCTGCGGCAACGCCCGCTTCGGCATTCGACGGGCATGGCTGGCCTGGAAAAGATTCCCCGCGTCCCCAAAACCGGAATGCAATGGGGAGCGGGGCCATTTCACAAGCGCAATGATCACATGAGGTCTTGCGCTCCTCCTGCCGCGGACATGAATGTCCGCGATCCTTCGATTCACGCTCTCTTGACCGAGACATGCTTTCACACCGGACATACCTCATTCCGCTAAAGTGTTACGTATGGGATAGCGTAGCCGCCGGCGGGCGAAAGTTCAACCCGCCGGGCGCCCGGATCAGCCCTCGCCGGCTGGCGTCGGCGCGTTCAGGGCTTGCACGTCCCGCAGGACGACATTGCGCACGTAGTCTTTCCCGGACTGGTAGGTGATCGGTTCCCCCTCGGCCTCGTACTTGACCACATTCGAGATGACGGACTCCGAGAGGGAGCCCCCGATCAGGATGGTGTGCTGCGCGCGGCTGATGACGTTGTTGATCATGATCCGGTACGTGTCGCCCAGCGGCGTCACACCGCCCCAGACGGGGTTGGCGTCGCCGATCTTGATGCCGGCCTTCGCGGGTTGTCCGGTGGAGGTGTCGATCAGGCCGTCGATGAGGACGTCGTGGATCTTGAGGCCACCGGCGTTGAGCAGGCGGACGATGTGGTGGCCGCCCGAGGTATGCCCGCGCACGTTGCGGATGAATACGTTCCGGATGTCGTCGAGCCCGTCGCCCCGGTTTTTGGCGGCGGTGACCATCATGCTCTCCGTGCTCCCGGCCACGGGGTCCTTTCCGAGGATGTTCGTCAGCGCGATGAGGTCGTCCCCGCTGTGGCCGGTGATGTTTTCGATGGTGATGTCGTGGCAGCCCTGGCGCAGGTCGATGCCATCCTGATTCAGGATGGTCTTGCGCTCGCCATCGATCAGCTTGAATTCCGCCGCCGAAAAATCCAGATCGCGCAGTGAACCGTAGGCGCAACGCTCCAGCGAGATCGCCCAGCCATGCGGATCCTTCATGTGGAGGTTCTGGATGCTGAAGTTTTCCACGTGGGCGAGCAGGATGCCGATATTACGCCAGTCGCCGGTCGGGCTTTCGCCTGCTTTGCCGGCGTCCGTGCCGAAGGTGCGTTCGCCCAGGGTCTTCGCGCTGTCACCCGTTGCGCGGGGCCGGTCCGCGCCTTCCAGCACGACGCGGCCGACACCCCGGATGTGGATGTTCTCCAGCGGCTTGATTTCCGTGATGCCGAGGCCGCAGTTCGCGCTGCGGATGAAGTTGTCGCGCGCCTGATCCGACAGCTTCAGGTGGCAGTTTTCGAGATCGAGAATCGTGCCGCTTTGGACGAGGATGGCGGTGTCCAGCAGCCACACGTCCCGCGCGCCGTCCGCCGCCAGGTTCCGCCGCGGAACCACGACGCGCGCACCGGTCTGCGCCGCCACCGCAATGGCCTTGTTAATGCGCTCGCTGTCGGATCCGGTGAAGTCGTTTGGCGTGACAGGCGCCGCGCCCGCGAGGGGCGCGAGCAGGCAGAGCAATGCGGCGGCGGTTGAGATCAGGTTTCGTCGGATGGCCGGGCGAATGGACGGGAAGGTCAAGGTGACGTTCCTTTCTGTTGGGTTTGCGGAGTGGGGAGGCCGGTTCGCGGGAAAGCGACGCCAGCCATCCATGGTTTGGTCGAGTGAAATTCAGTCGTATCGTCTTCGAAAGAAGACGGGGTCACAACGGTAGCGCGGACCAATGGGAGCGCAGGCGGCCCGCCTGCATCGCGCCGGAGGTGCTTCTGATCGGGTTGGCTATTCCGCCGGGCCTGCTTTCACACGGGCGAGTTCCGCGCTTAACCGCGCAACGATGTCCGGGTGCTCCAGGTAGAGGTTCGTGGTCTCGGCGGGGTCGTTTGCCAGGTTGTAGAGCTGGCCGGTGGGGCCGCCGGGCACGGGGTCTTCCCTGCGCGGCTGGGAGAACCCGCCCGAGCCGAGCGCGTCGATCAGTTTCCAGTCGCCCGCGCGGTAGAGCATGGCGCCGCTGCCGGCCTGCATCGCCCACGCTTCGCGCACGGGCGTGTCCTCGGGCTGATCGCCCAGCAGGACGGGCAGGAAGTTGACGCTGTCGGAGGCCTCGCCCGCCGGGACTTTGGCGGCGGTGAGCGCGGCGAAGGTCGCGAGCAGGTCGGTGAATCCGATGAGCTGGCCACTCGTGGTTCCGGGGGCGACCTTGCCGGGCCAGCGGACGATGAAGGGCACGCGGTGGCCGGCTTCCCAGGCGTCGCCTTTCATGCCGCGAAAACCGCCGGCGGAATCGTGGCCGAAGCGATCTACGTCCTCGTTGCGCCAGTAGGGGCCATTGTCCGAGGTGAAGATGAGCAGCGTGTCTTCCAGCAGTTCTCGCGATTCCAGCGCGGCGATTACCCGGCCCACCATGGCGTCGACCATCATCATGAAATCGCCGTACATGCCCGCGCCACTTTGGCCCTCGAAGGCTTTCGAGGGGAGCCAGGGCGTGTGGGGCGCGGGGTAGGCGAGGTAGAGGAAGAAGGGCTGATCCGTTTTCGCGCCGTGGATGACCTCGAAGGCCTCCTCCGTGAAGCGCGGGAGGACATCGGCGAGGTCGAGGTGGGGCGCGATGCCCCCGGCGCGCCAGAAGGCGCCCTGCACGGGGGCCCAGCCTTCGCTATGGTTTTCTTCGATGTGGTCCGTGGGCGGTTCCACGGCGCGATCGCCGTAGATGTAGAAATACGGTGAAATGTCCGTGGACGCGCGGATGCCGAAGAAGGTGTCGAAGCCACGATCCACCGGGCCGCCCGGCAGCGGCTTGTCGTAGCCCTGCTCGTGGAAGCCGAGGTGCCACTTGCCGACCATGTGCGTGCGGTAGCCCTGTTCTCGCAGGATGGAGGCGATCGTCGTGCGCCCTTCGGCGATCAGGGCGCGCTCGCGCCAGTCATCCACCCGCACGCGAAACGGGTACTCGCCGGTCAAAAGCCCATAGCGCGACATGTGGCACAGCGGTCCGGCGGCGTGGGCGTCGGTAAAGCGCATGCCCTCGGCGGCGAGCCGGTCGATATGGGGCGTCGGGATTTTCGCGTCCGGGTTGTATGCGCCGGCATCGCCGTAGCCCATGTCGTCCACCATGATGAGGACGATATTCGGATGATCGGCGCGAACGTCGAACGCCGCGGCGGACAGGAGTAGCAGGCTGAGGGCGAAATGCGCGCGAATACCCATGGAGGCTCCTTTCAACGGGGTGGATTACGAGACTCCGGGACAGTATGGCACGATTCTTCGCGCGAGGCCAGTTCAGGCGGGGCAATCGCATTGGTAAAACTTCAGCGGTCTGACGTGCGGAACAGTTTGTGTTCTTGCTAATGGAGCCGGTTGGTATGGAGCGCCGGCGGCCCGCCGGCCTTGCACCGAAGGTGCAAGAACACGTTGCAGGAGTCCACCGACAACACGCGGCTTCTGATGCAACGGTAGCATTTCCAGAACGCTGTCTTGCGCCGGCGGCGCAATCTGCCGGCGGGCCGCCAGCGCTCCATAGTTGAGTCTGCCGGCGGGCCGCCAGCGCTCCATAGTTGAGTCTGCCGGCGGGCCGCCAGCGCTCCATAGTTGAGTCTGCCGGCGGGCCGCCAGCGCTCCATAGTTGTATCTGCCGGCGCTCCAAAACGCTCACTTTCGTTGATTCAAGGTTTCGAATCGACTCAAGTCTATGCCCATATACCGAGATCGAGTTTAAATGCGATTGCCCCGCCGCTCAGGCGAGCAGCGCGATGGCGGCGGCCAGGGCGCGCGGCGCGGCATCCGGGGCGTCCTTTCCGGCATTCACAAAGATCGCCTGCCGCCAGGGGTGAGCGGGCGCGGGGGAAGGATCCCCGGCGAGGATGACGCGGGATGTGCGGAGGCCCGCCGGGACTTCACCGGAAACCGCCGCGCCGCCGCCGATGAGCACGAGGCTTTCGACGCGCCCGGGCCGGCGATTGGCCGCGCGCGCGAGCATATCGATCGGAATACCAAGCCCGGCAAGCAGCACGGGGGAGCTCGGCAGGGCATCGATCGCCCGGACGATGGCTTCGGTCGAATCCGCGCCGGTCAGCGCCAGCGGCGTTGCGGCGTAGCCCCGGTTGGCGAGTTCGGCGATGACCGCCTCCCAGCGTGTTCCGCCCGAGGCGGCGTCGCTGATCAGGACAATGTGCGCGCGGGTCGTTCGGGTGCGCGCTGATTTGCTCGCCGAGGTGGTTGGCGATATCCGTGATCGGGCGGAACCCTCTTCCGGTTCCGCGAGGCGCTGCAGGTGTTCCATGGGGTGCTCCTCCCGGGCCGTTTGCTGCGGGCGGCCCTATAAGGCAGGAGAAGCATGCACACCGATTCGCGGCTAGACTTGAACTTCCAGCATCGCCATGACCGCGGCCTTCGCGTCGTCGGGCAGATCGCCATTATCAAGCGCCTTCCGCCATTTGCGGGCCGCGCGGGCGTCCATGAGCTCGGCGGCGTGAAGCAGCGCGGCCTTCCGTACGCGCGGGGCTTCGTGGCCCGCCGCATCGATGAGGTCGGGGTGTGCGCCCGCGCCCGCCACCGAAGCGAGCAGGGAAAGCAGGTGGACCGTTTCGTTGGCGTCCGCACCCGCTTCCAATCGATTCCGGATGGCGCGTGCGGCGCGTCGGTGTTTGCCGTCGCCCGCGAGCGCGGCGATCACCCGCAGTTGCGTGTCGCCACTGGTCCGCGACAGCTGTGCGGCCAGCGCGCGCCGGGCTTTCGCGGTTCCGATGGCCTCCAGCGCGAGGATGGCGTCCGAGGCGAGTTGTTCGTGCGCGACGAAATCGCGCAGCGCGGAGACCGAGCGGTTCGTGCCGCACTGCTGCAGCTGGCGGATAAGGAACGACTGGATATCGGGATGCTTCGCGCGATCGAGGCCGTTGAGGAGCGCATCTTCCACGACGTCGCGGTCCCGGCCGGCGTCCGGGCGGCTGGCATAGCGGGCGAGCCCGGTGAGGGCGTATCGCGGCGCGTTGTCGTCGGTCGCGCCGAGGGGAACGAGCCGGTCGCACAGCGACGCGATGGTATCCTCGCCGGCGTCGATGAGGGCGTCGAAAAGTCCGTTGGCCTGGGCCGGGCCCGGTGCGGGAAACTGCGCCATGATGGCGTCCACATCCGCCGCGGGCGCGGCGGCGGCCAGGGGCAGCGCCAGCAGCCAGGGCAGGGTTTTCAGTGCAATAGACATGTCGTATATCCTCTTCCGCGTGGTGGCGACGTGCTTCGGGTGATTGGGGGCGATGCCGGGGCGTCAGACGCGCCAGGGGCCGCGCATGGGCGGGTTCAGCAGGCGGTTGGCGCCCTCGTCGTCGATGAAGCGAAGCGCGTCCGGGTCGAACTTGAGGTTTCGGCCGAGCCGGACCGCGATGACGCCGAGGTTGACCAGCGTGCAGGAGCGGTGGCCGTTGGCCTCGTTCAGCGCGAACTTCTGGCGCGTGCGCACGGCTTCGGAGAAGTCGGTGATCTGCGGGGCGGGATCGGGCAGGCTGTCGACCTTCTCCTTCAGGCCCGTGATGTCGGATTCAAACTTCGGGAAGAGCTTTCCCTCCGGGCCCTCGATGTAGGCCGCGCCTTCGTCCTTGCCCTCGCCGTCCAGGATCACCTCGCAGCCGTCGGCGTAACGGTAGGTGATGCGGCGCCACGAGCCCACGGCGTCGTCGTGCTGCTGCGGGGCGTCCACCTCAATTTCGACGGGGCTGGTATCGTCCTTTTCGAGGAAGTACTGCACGGGATCGAGGTAGTGCTGGCCCATGTCGCCGAGGCCGCCGCCGTCGTAGTCCCAATAGCCGCGGAAGGTGCCATGGGTGCGGTGGGCGTTGTAGGGCTTCCACGGGGCGGGTCCGAGCCACATGTCGTAGTCGAGGACGTCCGGAATGGGCTCGGGTGTGAGGTCGGTGCGCCCGCTCCACTGGAACTTCCAGTTGAAGCCGGTGGTGGCGCCGACGGTGACCTTCAGGGGCCACCCGAAGAGCCGGTTTTCCACGGCCTTCTTGATCGGCTTCACCTCCGTGTCCATGCCGTAGAAGCCGCTCTGGAATCGGAACCAGGTGTTCAGCCGGAAGATGCGCTCGTGTTTCTGGACGGCCTCGACCACCTTCTGGCTCTCGTAGACCGTGCGCGCCATCGGCTTTTCGCACCAGATGTCCTTGCCCGCTTCCGCGGCGGCGATGGAGATCAGGGCGTGCCAGTGCGGCGGCGTCGGGATGTGCACAATATCGATGTCGTCGCGGTCGAGCACGTCGCGGAAGTCGGCGTAGCCCTTGACCTCGTCGCCGGTGATGTCGCGGCCGATTTCCATGGCCTTTTCGAGCCGGGCGCGATCGACATCGCATACGGCGAGCAGCCGCGAACCGGGGTAGTTCAGGTGGCCGCGTCCCATGCCGCCCACGCCGAACACGGCCTTGGTGAATTCTTCGCTTGGGGCGACGTGGCCGGGGCCGCCGAGGGCCCTGCGGGGTACGATGGTGAATAGCCCGGCCGCAGCGGCGGATCCGAGGAACTGGCGTCGGGTAAACGCAGGTTTAATGCTTTTTTTCACGGGATTCCCTCTCCATTCCGGCCGCGCGCGTTGGGGCGCGGTGGTGGGTTATGGTAGTGGAGCGCGGCGGCGGAGGGCAAGTTGGGGTGGTCTGCGGTCCCCTGTCCTGCCAATGACTATGGTCGCTCAACTGAAGTCCCGCACCCACAAGCCTTCGCGGCAGAGCCGCGGAGCTTGAGGGTGGCGCCCGTGGCTCATGTTGAAATTTCGGTCTGCGGGTACAGCCACCGGCTGGTTTGGGGCCTTTGCTCCGGCTTTGGGCGGATTGGCCAGCCGGATGCAGGGCGCTGGTTTTTCTGCGGGTACAGCCACCGGCTGGTTTGGGGCCTTTGCTCCGGCTTTGGGCGGATTGGCCAGCCGGATGCAGTCCCCTGGTTGATTTGGGCGCGTGGGCCAGCCGGATGCAGTCCCCTGGTTCAGCTGAAGCGGAGGATGTCGAACTGGAGGAGGGTCCAGACCATGACCCAGCCGCCGAGGAGTGTAATGAGGGCGGCGGAACCGAGGGGTAGCAACTGGAAGAGGGGGTGGGCGGCGATCTGGCGTTGGCGCATGGATTGCGAGGCGCGGACGACGAGGAGTCCGATGATCACGAGGACGAGTGCGAGGCCGAGGCTGAAGGCGAGGATGAGCGCGAGGCCGTAGGCCAGGCGGCCCACCTTCAGGGCGAGGAGGAGGACGATCAGGGCGGCGGGGCAGGGGACCACGCCGCCGGAAACGCCGAGCCACACCACGTTCCAGAAGGAGGGCGCGGCCGCCAGTTCCGGGCCGGGGGCGCCGGATTCCAGTGCGTGGTCATGGCCGTGGTCGAGGCGCCAGGCGGCCCCGGCGCCCTGCGCGCTGGCGAGGAACTGCTGGTAGCGGCGGCGGAACAGGACCAGGCCGATCGCCACGATGATGCCGCCGGAGATGATTCCGGTCCAGAAATTGACCTGATCCTCGCTGAGCCAGCCTTCGAAATAGAGCGTGACGAGCCCGAGCAGGATCACGCTCCAGGTGTGCGTCAGTGTCACCACGATTCCGAGCGCGATCGCGTGCCAGGCGGTGCCCCGCTCGCCGATGAGGTACGCCGCCATGACGGTCTTGCCGTGCCCGGGCGAGAGGGCGTGGCCCATGCCGAGCGCCGCCGCGATGAGGAGGCCGAGGGCGAAGAGCAGGGGCGGAAGATCCCGCGTTCGTACAATGGCCGACATCCGGTTCATAAGCCGGGCCGCGAGTGTGTCCGGCGCCTGGCGCGTTCCGGAGGCCACCGTATTGGCGTCCACGCCATCCGCGACCTGAAGCAGCGGCTTCGCGGCGCCGGGGTCCGCCTCGCGGAAGCCGGAATCGATCAGGGCGGCGGCGATTCCGGCGCCCATGCCAGGTTCGCCCATTTCGGCGGCCAGCCGGGCGGTGGAGGTCCAGGCGAATTCCAGGGCCTCTTCGGGCGTTGCGCCGGGCGCGCCCGCGCCCTGGGCGGGGCGAAGTTGCAGGGTGAATGCCGCGCCGCGATTTCCGTATACCGGCGCCGCGATGGCCTCCTGGGGCACGGGCGCCTGGTTGCCCAATTCGCTTGCGGGGAGATCCGCGGTGGCGTCCTGGTAATTCGGCCCGGCCAGCACGAGGCATTCCCGCGTGCCCTGTTCATCGGGATAGTTGCGTGACGCCAGGGAGAGCTTGATCGCCTCGCCGTCGGGCCATCCGGCTTCCGACTCCAGGGTCAGGAGGATATTGAACACCACCATCCCCGCGTTGCCCTCAAGGAGGATGAGCTTGTAGCGATCGGCGGCGAGGGGCGCGGGTTCGCCGTTGATTTGCAACTCGATTTGTCCCGCCAATTGTGGAATACGCTGCGCGAGGTAGGTATTCACCTCGTCCTGGCTCACTTCGCTGTCGAAATCCCGGTCGAGGAGGTCCAGCTCCGTGAAGGAGGGGATTTCGGCGACGTCCAGCAGGTAGTGCACAGCCGGGCGCGGCCCCGTGGCGTCGAGGATGAAATACTGGTTGATGGAAAAGTCGCCCAGCGGGTGCGCAAAGGCCGCGGGCGCCCCCAACAGGCAGCACGCGGCGATCAGGGCGCCGGGGAAAAGGCGTTTTCGGATGGTTTTCATTAAACAGGCCACGCGGCGGGCTCCAGCTTCGGGTTGCAGGCCGCCCATGGTAGCGCGAAGGCGGCCCGCCGCGCTACTGCCGGTCGGCGGCGATGCGCACCTCGCCCACATACACACCCGCGCCGTGCCCCGCTTCCCTTTCGCCCGTCGCCACATCCACCTGTGAATACCAGCTGATGTAAAAGCGC encodes the following:
- a CDS encoding arylsulfatase, yielding MGIRAHFALSLLLLSAAAFDVRADHPNIVLIMVDDMGYGDAGAYNPDAKIPTPHIDRLAAEGMRFTDAHAAGPLCHMSRYGLLTGEYPFRVRVDDWRERALIAEGRTTIASILREQGYRTHMVGKWHLGFHEQGYDKPLPGGPVDRGFDTFFGIRASTDISPYFYIYGDRAVEPPTDHIEENHSEGWAPVQGAFWRAGGIAPHLDLADVLPRFTEEAFEVIHGAKTDQPFFLYLAYPAPHTPWLPSKAFEGQSGAGMYGDFMMMVDAMVGRVIAALESRELLEDTLLIFTSDNGPYWRNEDVDRFGHDSAGGFRGMKGDAWEAGHRVPFIVRWPGKVAPGTTSGQLIGFTDLLATFAALTAAKVPAGEASDSVNFLPVLLGDQPEDTPVREAWAMQAGSGAMLYRAGDWKLIDALGSGGFSQPRREDPVPGGPTGQLYNLANDPAETTNLYLEHPDIVARLSAELARVKAGPAE
- a CDS encoding Gfo/Idh/MocA family oxidoreductase codes for the protein MKKSIKPAFTRRQFLGSAAAAGLFTIVPRRALGGPGHVAPSEEFTKAVFGVGGMGRGHLNYPGSRLLAVCDVDRARLEKAMEIGRDITGDEVKGYADFRDVLDRDDIDIVHIPTPPHWHALISIAAAEAGKDIWCEKPMARTVYESQKVVEAVQKHERIFRLNTWFRFQSGFYGMDTEVKPIKKAVENRLFGWPLKVTVGATTGFNWKFQWSGRTDLTPEPIPDVLDYDMWLGPAPWKPYNAHRTHGTFRGYWDYDGGGLGDMGQHYLDPVQYFLEKDDTSPVEIEVDAPQQHDDAVGSWRRITYRYADGCEVILDGEGKDEGAAYIEGPEGKLFPKFESDITGLKEKVDSLPDPAPQITDFSEAVRTRQKFALNEANGHRSCTLVNLGVIAVRLGRNLKFDPDALRFIDDEGANRLLNPPMRGPWRV
- a CDS encoding sulfite exporter TauE/SafE family protein; its protein translation is MKTIRKRLFPGALIAACCLLGAPAAFAHPLGDFSINQYFILDATGPRPAVHYLLDVAEIPSFTELDLLDRDFDSEVSQDEVNTYLAQRIPQLAGQIELQINGEPAPLAADRYKLILLEGNAGMVVFNILLTLESEAGWPDGEAIKLSLASRNYPDEQGTRECLVLAGPNYQDATADLPASELGNQAPVPQEAIAAPVYGNRGAAFTLQLRPAQGAGAPGATPEEALEFAWTSTARLAAEMGEPGMGAGIAAALIDSGFREADPGAAKPLLQVADGVDANTVASGTRQAPDTLAARLMNRMSAIVRTRDLPPLLFALGLLIAAALGMGHALSPGHGKTVMAAYLIGERGTAWHAIALGIVVTLTHTWSVILLGLVTLYFEGWLSEDQVNFWTGIISGGIIVAIGLVLFRRRYQQFLASAQGAGAAWRLDHGHDHALESGAPGPELAAAPSFWNVVWLGVSGGVVPCPAALIVLLLALKVGRLAYGLALILAFSLGLALVLVIIGLLVVRASQSMRQRQIAAHPLFQLLPLGSAALITLLGGWVMVWTLLQFDILRFS